A part of Candidatus Binatia bacterium genomic DNA contains:
- a CDS encoding CoA-binding protein, with amino-acid sequence MSASRFENPPDDVIRDILATPRTVAVVGCSADPSRDSHRIARLLQQRGHRVIPVNPMETSLLGETCYPSLRDVPEPVEMVDVFRRPEFVAGVVDDALAIGAKILWLQLGVIDVAAAERARAAGLTVVMDRCPAIEYRRLF; translated from the coding sequence GTGAGCGCGTCGCGCTTCGAGAACCCGCCGGACGACGTCATCCGCGACATCCTCGCCACGCCGCGCACCGTGGCGGTCGTCGGCTGCTCGGCGGATCCGTCGCGCGACAGCCACCGCATCGCGCGCCTGCTGCAGCAGCGCGGGCACCGGGTCATCCCGGTGAACCCGATGGAGACCTCGTTGCTCGGCGAGACGTGCTACCCGAGCCTGCGCGACGTGCCGGAGCCGGTCGAGATGGTCGACGTCTTCCGCCGTCCGGAGTTCGTCGCCGGCGTGGTCGACGACGCGCTCGCGATCGGCGCGAAGATCCTGTGGCTGCAGCTCGGCGTGATCGACGTCGCGGCGGCCGAGCGGGCGCGCGCGGCGGGCCTGACGGTGGTCATGGACCGCTGCCCTGCCATCGAGTACCGTCGTCTCTTCTGA
- a CDS encoding sulfatase yields MTPRRSNVLGSAILAVLLGCALAACEMRKAPRSAPPDVILIVVDSLRADRVRRALDGDGRMPNLARFAEDAVVYERATSPATWCVPAHAALFTGRWPSFHGAERRFRDGEEWVAPIDAEARTLAELLRERGMRTAAFVPGRTDLASTLGFDRGFDDWVDDARLAQSAGFVPAIARWLALRPGPVFLLVGIDDLRRAKVPAEGGGLQLVSRAELTNLRARHGGISDQERLELAESYDSGLEAVDRTIGELLGALQAEGRYADALIIVTADHGELLGEQNLVGHGWPPYEGAVNVPLIVKYPRGERAGERVDRRISALGIFATVLEQVDVPLPDGAQARPLDDRHPVWVEDVDRQGRRLRAGYDGLRKKIIRVTDGEQIDIACVYDMYNDAEERRPECGGPEGPLHGAMASFSQKPRPGQPSSGLARAGDERRNPPERPERAPN; encoded by the coding sequence GTGACTCCCCGACGCAGCAACGTTCTGGGATCGGCGATCCTCGCCGTGCTGCTCGGCTGCGCGCTCGCCGCGTGCGAGATGCGCAAGGCGCCCCGCAGCGCGCCCCCCGACGTGATCCTGATCGTCGTCGATTCGCTGCGCGCCGATCGCGTGCGTCGCGCGCTCGACGGCGACGGTCGCATGCCGAACCTCGCTCGCTTCGCCGAGGACGCGGTGGTCTACGAGCGCGCGACCAGCCCCGCGACCTGGTGCGTCCCCGCGCACGCGGCGCTCTTCACCGGACGCTGGCCCTCGTTCCACGGCGCCGAGCGCCGGTTCCGCGACGGCGAGGAGTGGGTCGCGCCGATCGACGCCGAGGCGCGGACGCTCGCCGAGCTGCTGCGGGAGCGCGGCATGCGCACCGCGGCGTTCGTGCCCGGGCGCACCGATCTCGCGAGCACCCTGGGCTTCGACCGCGGCTTCGACGACTGGGTCGACGACGCGCGGCTCGCGCAGTCCGCGGGCTTCGTCCCGGCGATCGCGCGCTGGCTCGCGCTGCGTCCGGGGCCGGTGTTCCTGCTGGTCGGCATCGACGACCTCCGTCGCGCCAAGGTGCCGGCCGAGGGAGGCGGTCTGCAGCTCGTGTCGCGCGCCGAGCTCACCAACCTGCGCGCCCGTCACGGCGGCATCTCGGACCAGGAGCGGCTCGAGCTGGCCGAGTCCTACGACTCCGGTCTCGAAGCGGTCGACCGCACGATCGGCGAGCTGCTCGGCGCGCTGCAGGCCGAGGGTCGCTACGCGGACGCGCTGATCATCGTCACCGCCGACCACGGCGAGCTGCTCGGCGAGCAGAACCTCGTCGGACACGGCTGGCCGCCGTACGAGGGCGCGGTCAACGTCCCGCTCATCGTCAAGTATCCGCGCGGCGAGCGCGCCGGCGAGCGCGTCGACCGCCGTATCTCGGCGCTCGGCATCTTCGCGACGGTGCTCGAGCAGGTCGACGTGCCGCTGCCCGACGGCGCCCAGGCGCGGCCGCTCGACGACCGTCATCCGGTGTGGGTCGAGGACGTCGACCGGCAGGGGCGCAGGCTGCGCGCGGGCTACGACGGCCTGCGCAAGAAGATCATCCGCGTCACCGACGGCGAGCAGATCGACATCGCCTGCGTCTACGACATGTACAACGATGCGGAGGAGCGCCGACCGGAATGCGGCGGACCCGAGGGGCCGCTGCACGGCGCGATGGCGTCGTTCAGCCAGAAGCCGCGCCCGGGGCAGCCGTCGAGCGGCCTCGCGCGCGCCGGCGACGAGCGTAGGAACCCCCCGGAGCGCCCCGAGCGCGCGCCCAACTGA
- a CDS encoding glycosyltransferase: MRVLFVSGIDGFCHRYQVLHRAAQVKAHGGDATVRHFADPRIGEELERHDVLFLYRVPTTPAVRTTQERARALGIPVVGAIDDLIFVDDPDFLPALDHLPEDERTLWRAGVRRYRATLEGCDAFVAPTEPLRDVAASLGWNAHLHRNSVSPAELALADRARASAPAREAGATTLGYFSGTPSHDADLAVVAPALAELLATDASLRLLIVGPVALPDALAPFAARIERRPLVAWHELPAEMARADVCLAPLALERRFARAKGEIKYLEAAALGVPTVASPSAAYRHAIADGANGRLASSVAEWCAALAELARDPALRARLGRTARADLEQRFGERSRGAELMELLARIRADVRRGRRTTRAIAAAADAFDAEPPARVALEGDACPAFPVASLDDVSPPLGHGSRLVQRFRVAVAGLERVDVHAVTYGQRLDHHLRLVLRRDDGTVAAQAVLPAGEAPDRGWLALDLERPEQASRGRVYALVLEADGAGTGNALSFGATHAFWPSDAHAGAGASAGAAAGETAVAGLVGAAELDGAPLPVALVLRGFARWRDALADGRGGASVSRLAKAPSAVRARWHVPYAAEVALR, translated from the coding sequence ATGCGCGTCCTCTTCGTCAGCGGCATCGACGGCTTCTGCCACCGCTACCAGGTCCTGCACCGCGCCGCCCAGGTGAAGGCCCACGGCGGCGACGCGACCGTGCGCCACTTTGCCGATCCACGTATCGGCGAGGAGCTCGAGCGCCACGACGTGCTCTTCCTTTATCGTGTGCCGACGACGCCGGCGGTTCGCACGACGCAGGAGCGGGCGCGCGCCCTCGGCATCCCCGTGGTCGGCGCGATCGACGACCTGATCTTCGTCGACGATCCGGACTTCCTGCCCGCGCTCGACCACCTGCCGGAGGACGAGCGCACGCTGTGGCGGGCGGGCGTGCGTCGCTACCGCGCGACGCTCGAGGGCTGCGACGCGTTCGTCGCCCCGACCGAGCCGCTGCGGGACGTCGCCGCGAGCCTCGGCTGGAACGCGCACCTGCACCGCAACTCGGTCTCGCCGGCCGAGCTCGCGCTCGCGGACCGGGCGCGCGCGTCGGCGCCGGCTCGCGAAGCCGGCGCGACGACGCTCGGCTACTTCAGCGGCACGCCGTCGCACGACGCGGATCTCGCGGTCGTCGCGCCGGCGCTCGCCGAGCTGCTGGCGACGGACGCGAGCCTGCGCTTGCTGATCGTCGGACCGGTCGCGCTGCCCGACGCGCTCGCGCCGTTCGCGGCGCGGATCGAGCGCCGGCCGCTCGTCGCGTGGCACGAGCTGCCGGCCGAGATGGCGCGCGCCGACGTCTGCCTGGCGCCGCTCGCGCTCGAGCGCCGCTTCGCTCGGGCCAAGGGGGAGATCAAGTACCTCGAGGCCGCGGCGCTCGGCGTGCCGACGGTCGCGAGCCCGTCGGCCGCGTACCGCCACGCGATCGCGGACGGCGCGAACGGCAGGCTCGCGTCGAGCGTCGCGGAGTGGTGCGCGGCGCTCGCCGAGCTCGCGCGCGACCCCGCGCTGCGCGCGCGCCTCGGTCGCACGGCGCGCGCCGACCTCGAGCAGCGCTTCGGCGAGCGCTCGCGCGGCGCCGAGCTGATGGAGCTGCTCGCGCGCATCCGCGCGGACGTGCGCCGTGGCCGTCGCACCACGCGCGCCATCGCCGCGGCCGCCGACGCGTTCGACGCCGAACCGCCGGCGCGCGTCGCGCTCGAGGGGGACGCCTGCCCGGCCTTCCCGGTCGCCTCGCTCGACGACGTCTCGCCGCCGCTCGGGCACGGAAGCCGCCTCGTGCAGCGCTTCCGCGTCGCGGTCGCGGGGCTCGAGCGGGTCGACGTCCACGCCGTGACCTACGGCCAGCGGCTCGACCACCATCTGCGCCTCGTGCTGCGCCGCGACGACGGCACGGTCGCCGCGCAGGCCGTCCTGCCCGCGGGCGAGGCGCCGGACCGGGGCTGGCTCGCGCTCGACCTCGAGCGTCCGGAGCAGGCGTCGCGCGGGCGGGTCTACGCGCTCGTGCTCGAGGCGGACGGCGCCGGCACGGGCAACGCGCTGTCGTTCGGCGCGACGCACGCGTTCTGGCCGAGCGACGCGCACGCGGGCGCGGGCGCATCCGCGGGCGCCGCTGCGGGCGAGACGGCGGTCGCCGGGCTCGTCGGCGCCGCGGAGCTCGACGGCGCGCCGCTTCCGGTCGCGCTCGTCCTGCGCGGCTTCGCGCGCTGGCGCGACGCGCTCGCCGACGGTCGCGGCGGCGCCTCCGTGTCGCGGCTTGCGAAGGCGCCGAGCGCGGTGCGCGCGCGCTGGCACGTCCCGTACGCTGCGGAGGTCGCGTTGCGATGA
- a CDS encoding glycosyltransferase: MKIAQAIALYLPEFQGGATLVCDRLSRALAARGHTVEIFSGRTTAAEPLGALKRDMVGPFLTWRVNLGGAFHPWSRENWDNPVASESFAEFLAATRPDVVHAHSLQGLGVGVIEAARQAGVPVVLTMHDWWWLCPCLFRLSPAGKICSPIVRPGGCTGIPDGVDLEERRARLFAVLEHVDQILTPSAYLRDSLIMNGLDARRIAVQENGTPRPGDAAPERRPRDPAAPLRAVFIGGAGNREKGLEVLLEAACALPEGIVVHAYAVREDEIAPYADRLNGRLVCHPPFAASTLDHVLADADVLVLPSLMRESFSLVVREALIRGVPVVTSDCGGPEEVVRDGENGLVVPSGVPAALTAALVRLRNEPGLLERLASAPCPQLATVEEQAADAERLYEHVVRRSRERRASETEVERDEFGARRLLRRLLALRSLLSLRPSQPQAAVQEAQEAHGAEHAKAAQEAPAASTPTPASDAAAPSRADAPAATRAASPRAPTPPRFGAGRRVLFLTGIDGAPLRYRVWHLAEQLANAGIESAALYHSDERALAAAREADLIVLFRAPYSVSVAAVVAEARRRRIPVVFSVDDLVFRPDALADAPALDHPRPEIVAGFKQSVEAYARSFAAADYFLGSTEELVRAATDAGAIAFLHRNGLGSALLACAENARATALATRIHAASNGSGPHPVRLGFLSGTDTHDRDLAAIAAPLARVLERMPHVSLVIGGPVRVPEVLERFGERIERWPFVAWSDLAERVARLDVNLAPLELPSVFNQAKSEVKYLEAGAVQVPTVASASDAFRIALHGGATGVLARDEHEWERALEDLIVRHELRATFGRSARRDVYRRYTPLVQENELRAILDEIAARGAWREGPAPSPIPMEAGGGSSVALEPPAARYDVYQLDAEYGGPLRPGREVEQAFVCRDDGLRRIDVLVGTYARRNQHKIVLEVFDEDGVVRGRREIAAAKLVDRSFVSVSLAEPAEDSAGRTFILRASAPEATEGNEILLWHAPSSLGGLRIGGEEVPGRALCFRTFGRDVL, translated from the coding sequence ATGAAGATCGCGCAGGCGATCGCGCTCTACCTGCCGGAGTTCCAGGGCGGGGCGACGCTCGTGTGCGACCGCTTGTCGCGCGCGCTCGCGGCGCGCGGTCACACCGTCGAGATCTTCAGCGGCCGCACCACCGCGGCGGAGCCGCTCGGCGCGCTCAAGCGCGACATGGTCGGGCCGTTTCTCACCTGGCGGGTGAACCTCGGCGGCGCGTTCCATCCCTGGTCGCGCGAGAACTGGGACAACCCGGTCGCGAGCGAGTCCTTCGCCGAGTTCCTCGCGGCGACGCGGCCCGACGTCGTGCACGCGCACAGCCTGCAAGGGCTCGGCGTCGGCGTCATCGAGGCGGCGCGACAGGCCGGCGTCCCCGTCGTCCTCACCATGCACGACTGGTGGTGGCTCTGCCCGTGCCTCTTCCGGCTGTCGCCGGCGGGGAAGATCTGCTCGCCGATCGTGCGCCCGGGCGGCTGCACGGGGATTCCGGACGGCGTCGACCTCGAGGAGCGGCGCGCGCGGCTCTTCGCCGTGCTCGAGCACGTCGATCAGATCCTGACGCCGTCCGCGTACCTGCGCGACAGCCTGATCATGAACGGCCTCGACGCGCGGCGCATCGCGGTGCAGGAGAACGGCACGCCGCGTCCGGGCGACGCGGCGCCCGAGCGTCGGCCGCGCGATCCCGCGGCGCCGCTGCGCGCGGTGTTCATCGGCGGCGCGGGCAACCGCGAGAAGGGGCTCGAGGTCCTGCTCGAGGCCGCGTGCGCGCTGCCCGAGGGCATCGTCGTGCACGCCTACGCCGTGCGCGAGGACGAGATCGCGCCGTACGCGGATCGTCTGAACGGGCGGCTCGTGTGCCATCCGCCGTTTGCCGCGTCGACGCTCGACCACGTGCTGGCCGACGCCGACGTGCTCGTCCTGCCCTCGCTGATGCGCGAGTCGTTCTCGCTGGTCGTGCGCGAGGCGCTGATCCGCGGCGTGCCGGTGGTGACCAGCGACTGCGGCGGCCCCGAGGAGGTCGTGCGCGACGGCGAGAACGGCCTCGTCGTGCCGTCCGGGGTGCCGGCGGCGCTCACCGCGGCGCTGGTGCGGCTGCGCAACGAGCCGGGGCTGCTCGAGCGTCTGGCGTCCGCGCCGTGCCCGCAGCTCGCAACGGTCGAGGAGCAGGCGGCCGACGCCGAGCGGCTCTACGAGCACGTCGTGCGCCGCTCGCGCGAGCGCCGCGCGAGCGAGACCGAGGTCGAGCGCGACGAGTTCGGCGCACGCCGGCTGCTGCGTCGGCTCCTCGCGCTGCGCTCGCTGCTGTCGCTGCGGCCGTCGCAGCCGCAGGCTGCCGTGCAGGAGGCGCAGGAAGCGCACGGTGCGGAGCACGCGAAGGCCGCGCAGGAAGCGCCGGCTGCGTCGACGCCGACGCCTGCGTCCGACGCCGCTGCGCCGTCGCGCGCCGACGCCCCGGCTGCGACGCGCGCCGCGTCGCCGCGTGCGCCGACGCCGCCGCGCTTCGGCGCCGGGCGCCGCGTCTTGTTCTTGACGGGGATCGACGGCGCGCCGCTGCGCTATCGCGTCTGGCACCTCGCCGAGCAGCTCGCCAACGCTGGTATCGAGAGCGCCGCGCTCTACCATTCCGACGAGCGCGCGCTCGCCGCGGCGCGCGAGGCCGACCTGATCGTGCTGTTCCGCGCGCCGTACAGCGTCAGCGTCGCGGCGGTGGTGGCGGAAGCGCGGCGACGCCGTATCCCGGTCGTGTTCTCGGTCGACGACCTGGTGTTCCGTCCCGACGCGCTCGCCGACGCGCCGGCGCTCGACCACCCGCGTCCGGAGATCGTCGCGGGCTTCAAGCAGAGCGTCGAGGCCTATGCGCGCAGCTTCGCCGCGGCCGACTACTTCCTCGGCAGCACCGAGGAGCTGGTGCGCGCCGCGACCGACGCCGGCGCGATCGCGTTCCTGCACCGCAACGGCCTCGGCAGCGCGCTGCTCGCGTGCGCCGAGAATGCGCGCGCCACGGCGCTCGCGACGCGCATCCACGCGGCGTCGAACGGCAGCGGCCCGCACCCGGTACGGCTCGGCTTCCTCTCGGGCACCGACACGCACGACCGCGACCTCGCCGCGATCGCAGCCCCGCTCGCGCGCGTCCTCGAGCGCATGCCGCACGTCAGCCTGGTGATCGGCGGTCCGGTGCGCGTGCCGGAGGTGCTCGAGCGCTTCGGCGAGCGCATCGAGCGCTGGCCGTTCGTCGCCTGGAGCGACCTCGCCGAGCGCGTCGCGCGCCTCGACGTCAACCTCGCGCCGCTCGAGCTGCCGAGCGTGTTCAACCAGGCGAAGAGCGAGGTCAAGTATCTCGAGGCGGGCGCGGTGCAGGTGCCGACGGTGGCGAGCGCGAGCGACGCCTTCCGCATCGCGCTGCACGGCGGCGCGACCGGCGTTCTCGCCCGCGACGAGCACGAGTGGGAGAGGGCGCTCGAGGACCTGATCGTGCGCCACGAGCTGCGCGCGACCTTCGGACGCAGCGCGCGGCGCGACGTCTACCGTCGTTACACCCCGCTCGTGCAGGAGAACGAGCTGCGCGCGATCCTCGACGAGATCGCGGCGCGCGGCGCGTGGCGCGAGGGCCCGGCGCCGTCGCCGATCCCGATGGAGGCGGGTGGCGGCTCGTCGGTGGCGCTCGAGCCGCCGGCCGCGCGCTACGACGTGTATCAACTCGACGCGGAGTACGGCGGCCCGCTGCGTCCGGGGCGCGAGGTCGAGCAGGCGTTCGTCTGCCGTGACGACGGCCTGCGGCGGATCGACGTGCTTGTCGGCACGTACGCGCGGCGCAACCAGCACAAGATCGTGCTCGAGGTGTTCGACGAGGACGGCGTCGTGCGCGGACGGCGCGAGATCGCCGCGGCGAAGCTCGTCGACCGCTCGTTCGTCTCGGTGTCGCTCGCCGAGCCCGCCGAGGACTCCGCGGGGCGAACTTTCATCTTGCGCGCGAGCGCGCCGGAAGCCACCGAGGGCAACGAGATCCTGCTCTGGCACGCGCCGTCGTCGCTCGGCGGGCTGCGCATCGGCGGTGAGGAGGTGCCGGGCCGCGCGCTCTGCTTCCGCACCTTCGGACGGGACGTGCTTTGA
- a CDS encoding glycosyltransferase: MSVLVISWDRIGERMAGSAIRTLEIARALAADGLEVTLAAPEGSELGDGERLRLATFADHPSLARLTHDADVVVVSGRVELMTAVKKPLVIDLYDPFVLSNLDFWGDDFNRSRGRSLLSLRWLQHHLANGDFFLCASERQRSFWLGMLAAAGRINHVNYKDDPELRRLLAIVPFGVPDAPPEPGEPVVKGVLPGIGPNDRVVTWAGGMWNWVDPLTLLRAIALLRERRPDVNALILGTRHPNPEIGEMEIARRARELASELGLDQGTVTFVDWVPYAERHRWLLESDVGVSLHRSGVESEFAFRTRVLDYLWCTVPMVVTVGDELAARVEREDLGRVVQPDDPQAVAAAIESLLDAPDAAARRARLEAARDSLAWSRVVAPLRDFCRAPRFALDRRGDAWFASGSTRDELPRKEEALIAEEMVTDARTISPGLGPDYAPRQRFTATYDGLCQIEVLFWVEPPVGDANVTFELFWVAGEERTLAARVLVPAAQVPHCDWQRFEFRPLAGSRGRELEFRLSLTQAAPVAGVEQQPATGRVCVWRCAPPPGERLEGDDVAFIARYLVGGVAEEVPVAPEDFLFSHNTTVPLVDGTVAPPLEPAAPVAAAEASVDVARLQADLARVTAQAAAAQQKADALAAALEGVVRTQAQQAARDAVRSELRGGGLVLAAIENLARGLLGVARLAKRAAVLLVLALLVIASVPLALVVGLGIALVDLLARLRTPQPTAIPEDAPRPRPDGPVSVVIPTWNGRTLLDMSLPPLLEALRRHGHPDDEIIVVDNGSDDDTIASLERRAAEAPQLRWIALPTNEGFGGATNRGAREAKNPTLILLNNDMVVEPDFVQPLLDAFAAEPDLFGVSCQIDFIDLGKPRWETGKVHGELVRGIVRLFHLDRFEEDLIYPVFFAGGGASAYDRAKFLALGGFDEAVYSPVYIEDVDLGYRAWKRGWPSVLAPKSKVHHKHRGTTRRLWSEERIHSFFVKNLAALVWKNFGSRRLIARHLAGLVLLPLKVFRDAGGRAAVATFTGLVRQIGVVLRARAREARETRVLRDEEILHLSRYRHAYRARFHPEDRTKRDGERPQVLIVSPYSPAPAVHGGAVRMLNLIREIRERCDVTLISFVDTEAERRTESLALLRDLCRDVVLLPRDVHGTGGWLEPSKTRGFHSHAMHEQIEWWLDRRRFDVVQVEYTHMAHYLPAPCPGLLRVLVEHDITFVAQARARAMAGSRLRRLALWYDGLRTLRHEIRAVESADLVLTMSDDDRDVLARFVDPEPIVTIPNGVSCRDFPQREDGTEEPATILFVGFFRHEPNVEAVMWFAREVLPLVRERVPDAIFRVVGAYPPLALAALAEQDPRIEITGMVPETAVHYRRATVFVAPILRGSGTRLKILEAMASGCPVVSTTIGAEGLGASASEIVIGDDARTFADGVCALLSDPARRHAMAREARRFVERTYDWPAIARRLLEAYGFALQDGTQAGDGARAAGEGPEAAAVTAEAGVDRDGTTLAARGRE, translated from the coding sequence TTGAGCGTCCTGGTGATCAGCTGGGACCGGATCGGCGAGCGCATGGCGGGCTCGGCGATCCGGACGCTCGAGATCGCGCGGGCGCTCGCCGCCGACGGCCTCGAGGTCACGCTCGCCGCGCCCGAAGGCAGCGAGCTCGGGGACGGCGAGCGCCTGCGGCTCGCGACCTTCGCCGACCACCCGTCGCTCGCGCGCCTCACGCACGACGCGGACGTCGTCGTGGTGTCCGGGCGCGTCGAGCTCATGACGGCGGTCAAGAAGCCGCTCGTCATCGACCTCTACGATCCGTTCGTCCTCTCGAACCTCGATTTTTGGGGTGACGACTTCAACCGCTCGCGCGGACGCTCGCTGCTGTCGCTGCGCTGGCTGCAGCACCACCTCGCAAACGGCGACTTCTTCCTCTGCGCGAGCGAGCGGCAGCGCAGCTTCTGGCTCGGCATGCTCGCCGCCGCGGGCCGCATCAACCACGTCAATTACAAGGACGATCCCGAGCTGCGACGCCTGCTGGCGATCGTGCCGTTCGGCGTGCCGGACGCGCCGCCCGAGCCCGGCGAGCCCGTGGTCAAGGGCGTGCTGCCCGGCATCGGGCCGAACGATCGCGTCGTCACGTGGGCGGGCGGCATGTGGAACTGGGTCGATCCGCTGACCCTGCTGCGCGCGATCGCGCTGCTGCGCGAGCGCCGTCCGGACGTCAACGCGCTGATCCTCGGCACGCGGCACCCGAATCCCGAGATCGGCGAGATGGAGATCGCGCGGCGCGCGCGCGAGCTCGCGTCCGAGCTCGGTCTCGATCAGGGCACGGTGACCTTCGTCGACTGGGTGCCGTACGCCGAGCGCCACCGCTGGCTGCTCGAGAGCGACGTCGGCGTGAGCCTGCACCGCTCGGGAGTCGAGTCGGAGTTCGCGTTCCGCACGCGCGTCCTCGACTACCTCTGGTGCACGGTGCCGATGGTGGTGACGGTCGGCGACGAGCTCGCGGCGCGGGTCGAGCGCGAAGATCTGGGACGGGTCGTGCAGCCCGACGACCCGCAGGCGGTCGCGGCGGCGATCGAGTCGCTGCTCGACGCGCCGGACGCCGCGGCGCGCCGCGCGCGTCTCGAGGCGGCGCGCGACTCGCTCGCCTGGTCGCGCGTCGTGGCGCCGCTGCGCGACTTCTGCCGCGCGCCGCGCTTCGCGCTCGATCGCCGCGGCGACGCCTGGTTCGCGTCCGGCAGCACGCGCGACGAGCTACCGCGCAAGGAGGAGGCCCTGATCGCCGAGGAGATGGTGACCGACGCGCGGACGATCTCGCCCGGGCTCGGTCCGGACTACGCGCCGCGCCAGCGCTTCACCGCGACCTACGACGGCCTGTGCCAGATCGAGGTGCTGTTCTGGGTCGAGCCGCCGGTCGGCGACGCAAACGTCACCTTCGAGCTCTTCTGGGTGGCGGGCGAGGAGCGCACGCTCGCCGCGCGCGTGCTCGTCCCCGCGGCGCAGGTGCCGCACTGCGACTGGCAGCGCTTCGAGTTCCGTCCGCTCGCCGGCTCGCGCGGGCGCGAGCTCGAGTTCCGTTTGAGCTTGACGCAAGCCGCGCCGGTCGCGGGCGTCGAGCAGCAGCCGGCGACCGGCCGGGTGTGCGTGTGGCGCTGCGCGCCGCCGCCGGGCGAGCGTCTCGAAGGCGACGACGTCGCGTTCATCGCGCGCTACCTGGTCGGCGGCGTCGCGGAGGAGGTGCCGGTCGCGCCGGAGGACTTCCTGTTCTCGCACAACACGACGGTGCCGCTGGTCGACGGCACGGTCGCGCCGCCGCTCGAGCCGGCGGCGCCGGTCGCGGCCGCCGAGGCGAGCGTCGACGTCGCGCGCCTGCAGGCCGACCTCGCGCGCGTCACGGCGCAGGCCGCCGCCGCGCAGCAGAAGGCGGACGCGCTCGCGGCGGCGCTCGAGGGAGTCGTCCGCACGCAGGCGCAGCAGGCGGCGCGCGACGCGGTGCGGAGCGAGCTCCGGGGCGGCGGGCTCGTGCTCGCGGCGATCGAGAACCTGGCGCGTGGTTTGCTCGGCGTGGCGCGGCTCGCCAAGCGCGCCGCGGTGCTGCTCGTCCTCGCGCTGCTCGTGATCGCGAGCGTGCCGCTCGCGCTGGTGGTCGGGCTCGGCATCGCGCTCGTCGATCTGCTCGCGCGTCTGCGCACGCCGCAGCCGACCGCGATCCCGGAGGACGCGCCGCGGCCGCGGCCCGACGGTCCGGTGTCGGTCGTCATCCCGACCTGGAACGGGCGCACGTTGCTCGACATGAGCCTGCCGCCGCTGCTCGAGGCGCTGCGCCGCCACGGACACCCGGACGACGAGATCATCGTCGTCGACAACGGCAGCGACGACGACACGATCGCGAGCCTCGAGCGCCGCGCGGCCGAGGCGCCGCAGCTGCGCTGGATCGCGCTGCCGACCAACGAGGGCTTCGGCGGCGCGACCAACCGCGGCGCACGCGAGGCGAAGAACCCGACGCTGATCCTGCTCAACAACGACATGGTCGTCGAGCCGGACTTCGTGCAACCGCTGCTCGACGCGTTCGCCGCCGAGCCAGATCTGTTCGGCGTCTCCTGCCAGATCGACTTCATCGATCTCGGAAAGCCGCGCTGGGAGACCGGCAAGGTGCACGGCGAGCTGGTGCGCGGCATCGTGCGGCTCTTCCACCTCGACCGCTTCGAGGAGGATCTGATCTATCCCGTGTTCTTCGCGGGCGGCGGCGCGTCGGCGTACGACCGCGCGAAGTTCCTCGCGCTCGGTGGCTTCGACGAGGCGGTCTACTCGCCGGTGTACATCGAGGACGTCGACCTCGGGTACCGCGCCTGGAAGCGCGGCTGGCCGTCGGTGCTCGCGCCGAAGAGCAAGGTGCACCACAAGCACCGCGGCACGACGCGGCGGCTGTGGAGCGAGGAGCGCATCCACAGCTTCTTCGTCAAGAACCTCGCCGCGCTGGTGTGGAAGAACTTCGGCTCGCGCCGGCTGATCGCCCGCCACCTCGCAGGTCTCGTGCTGCTGCCGCTGAAGGTGTTCCGCGACGCGGGCGGGCGCGCGGCGGTGGCGACCTTCACCGGGCTCGTGCGCCAGATCGGCGTCGTGCTGCGCGCCCGCGCACGCGAGGCGCGCGAGACGCGCGTGCTGCGCGACGAGGAGATCCTGCACCTGTCGCGCTACCGGCACGCCTACCGCGCGCGCTTCCATCCCGAAGACCGCACGAAGCGGGACGGCGAGCGGCCGCAGGTGCTGATCGTGTCGCCGTACAGCCCGGCGCCCGCGGTGCACGGCGGCGCGGTGCGCATGCTGAACCTGATCCGCGAGATCCGCGAGCGCTGCGACGTGACGCTGATTTCGTTCGTCGACACCGAGGCCGAGCGGCGCACGGAGAGCCTCGCGCTGCTGCGCGATCTCTGTCGCGACGTCGTGCTGCTGCCGCGCGACGTGCACGGCACCGGCGGCTGGCTCGAGCCCAGCAAGACGCGCGGCTTCCACTCGCACGCGATGCACGAGCAGATCGAGTGGTGGCTCGACCGCCGGCGCTTCGACGTCGTGCAGGTCGAGTACACGCACATGGCGCACTACCTGCCGGCGCCGTGCCCGGGACTGCTGCGCGTGCTGGTCGAGCACGACATCACGTTCGTCGCGCAGGCGCGCGCGCGCGCGATGGCCGGGTCGCGGCTGCGCCGGCTCGCGCTCTGGTACGACGGCCTGCGGACGCTGCGTCACGAGATCCGTGCGGTCGAGAGCGCCGATCTGGTCTTGACGATGAGCGACGACGACCGCGACGTGCTCGCCCGCTTCGTCGATCCCGAGCCGATCGTCACGATCCCGAACGGCGTCTCCTGCCGCGACTTCCCGCAGCGCGAGGACGGCACGGAGGAGCCCGCGACGATCCTGTTCGTCGGCTTCTTCCGCCACGAGCCGAACGTCGAGGCGGTGATGTGGTTCGCGCGCGAGGTGCTGCCGCTCGTCCGCGAGCGCGTGCCGGATGCGATCTTCCGCGTCGTCGGCGCCTACCCGCCGCTGGCGCTCGCGGCGCTCGCCGAGCAGGATCCGCGCATCGAGATCACCGGCATGGTGCCGGAGACCGCCGTCCACTACCGGCGTGCGACGGTGTTCGTCGCGCCGATCCTGCGCGGCTCGGGGACGCGGCTCAAGATCCTCGAGGCGATGGCGAGCGGCTGCCCGGTGGTGTCGACGACGATCGGCGCGGAAGGGCTCGGCGCGTCGGCGAGCGAGATCGTGATCGGCGACGACGCGCGGACGTTCGCCGACGGCGTGTGCGCGTTGCTCTCGGATCCGGCGCGGCGCCACGCGATGGCGCGCGAGGCGCGGCGCTTCGTCGAGCGGACCTACGACTGGCCGGCGATCGCGCGCCGCCTGCTCGAAGCGTACGGCTTCGCGCTGCAGGACGGCACGCAGGCGGGCGACGGCGCGCGTGCGGCGGGCGAGGGCCCCGAAGCGGCAGCCGTCACGGCGGAGGCCGGCGTCGACCGCGACGGGACGACGCTGGCTGCGCGGGGGCGCGAATGA